From one Chryseobacterium sp. 3008163 genomic stretch:
- a CDS encoding TolC family protein, with amino-acid sequence MKIYNKYIAAIALSLVLASCKAPMATVIQDEVKNTIPENFSQNEQQDVNNNSGTTPWRQFFTDPNLVSLIETSLKNNQELMITLQEIEIAKSGIVAKKGRLSPSVRAGLGAGVSKAGRYTSEGAGDASTEIEPGKEMPDPLGNFEGGLMANWEIDIWKKLRTEKDAAVAHYLSTVEGKNFVLSNLIEEVADNYYELLALDNQLDIIQQYIKLQTRALEIAKIQKQAAAATELAVKKFEAELAKSKATEYTIRQEITEKENQINALCGRYPQPIVRTKESFMSIIPQTVYTGIPSQLLANRPDIKQAELELKAAKLDVEAARKEFYPSLEISATLGLEAFKPSYLVKLPESIATSLVGELAGPLINKSAIKANFQTADAKQIQALYEYDKTILNAYLDISNLMSKVKNIDQYYQLKSQETQALDQSIDIANQLFKNSRADYLEVLLNQRDALDAKMELIEAKEKQLSTVVDIYKSLGGGWK; translated from the coding sequence ATGAAGATTTATAATAAATATATAGCAGCCATCGCCTTATCGCTTGTTTTAGCAAGTTGTAAGGCGCCAATGGCGACCGTTATTCAGGATGAAGTAAAAAATACAATTCCTGAGAATTTTAGTCAAAATGAACAACAGGACGTTAATAACAACAGCGGAACCACCCCTTGGAGACAGTTTTTTACAGATCCAAATTTGGTTAGTTTAATTGAAACTTCTCTGAAAAATAATCAGGAATTAATGATCACGCTTCAGGAAATCGAAATTGCCAAAAGCGGAATCGTTGCCAAAAAAGGAAGATTAAGTCCGTCTGTAAGAGCAGGATTAGGAGCCGGAGTAAGTAAAGCCGGTCGTTACACGAGTGAAGGAGCCGGAGATGCAAGTACCGAAATAGAACCGGGAAAAGAAATGCCAGACCCGCTTGGGAATTTCGAAGGTGGTTTGATGGCCAATTGGGAAATCGACATCTGGAAAAAACTCAGAACCGAAAAAGATGCTGCTGTAGCACATTATCTTTCAACTGTTGAGGGGAAGAATTTTGTCCTTTCAAATCTGATCGAAGAAGTAGCTGATAACTATTACGAATTATTGGCGTTGGATAATCAGCTTGATATTATTCAGCAGTACATCAAATTGCAGACGAGAGCATTAGAAATTGCAAAAATTCAGAAACAGGCCGCAGCAGCAACTGAATTGGCGGTGAAAAAGTTTGAAGCTGAATTGGCAAAATCAAAAGCTACGGAATACACGATTCGTCAGGAAATCACAGAAAAAGAAAATCAGATCAATGCACTTTGTGGACGTTATCCGCAGCCGATTGTGAGAACGAAAGAAAGTTTTATGTCGATCATTCCGCAAACAGTATATACGGGAATTCCGTCTCAGTTATTGGCAAACCGTCCTGATATTAAACAGGCTGAATTAGAATTAAAAGCGGCAAAATTAGATGTTGAAGCAGCAAGAAAAGAGTTTTATCCTTCTTTAGAAATTTCAGCAACTTTAGGATTGGAAGCTTTTAAACCTTCTTATTTGGTTAAATTACCCGAGTCGATCGCTACAAGTTTAGTTGGCGAATTGGCAGGACCGCTGATCAACAAAAGTGCGATAAAAGCCAACTTTCAGACGGCAGATGCAAAACAGATTCAGGCCTTGTACGAATATGACAAAACCATTTTGAATGCGTATCTGGATATTTCAAATCTGATGTCTAAAGTGAAAAACATCGACCAGTATTATCAGTTAAAATCTCAGGAAACTCAAGCTTTAGACCAATCCATCGATATTGCAAATCAACTTTTCAAAAACTCAAGAGCAGATTATCTTGAAGTTTTGTTAAATCAAAGAGACGCTTTAGATGCAAAAATGGAGTTGATTGAAGCCAAAGAGAAACAGTTAAGCACCGTTGTCGACATTTACAAAAGTTTAGGCGGCGGCTGGAAATAA
- a CDS encoding GLPGLI family protein, giving the protein MKFIIFFLGISTFCCSQKISFIYETKYKLDSEKPDDVNSDNMILDLKNNISIFRDSLDKKSDSIRLNNGNGRFKMGVENQFYVKKNLTQKRIEKVITYLGTDFLLPVEEILNWKITSEQKTIGKYKSQKAETNYGGRNWIAWFTTELPFSDGPYIFNGLPGLIVSIQDSNNDYSFNLIEVKKGGNIFDARTKTIKIDWKKYEALAKSYFNDPYDINTKVAMGKTVTFTGPNGIAMDISVKTKEMQKNILQENNPIELNHKINYK; this is encoded by the coding sequence ATGAAATTTATTATATTTTTTCTTGGAATTTCTACATTTTGCTGCTCGCAAAAAATTAGTTTTATTTACGAAACAAAATACAAACTGGATTCAGAAAAACCAGATGATGTTAATTCCGACAATATGATTTTGGATCTAAAAAACAATATTTCAATTTTTAGAGATTCACTAGACAAAAAATCAGATTCAATAAGGTTGAATAATGGAAATGGAAGGTTTAAAATGGGTGTTGAAAACCAATTCTATGTCAAAAAGAATTTAACTCAAAAAAGAATTGAAAAAGTAATCACTTATTTGGGAACAGATTTTCTTCTTCCAGTTGAGGAAATATTAAATTGGAAAATAACTTCCGAACAAAAAACAATTGGAAAATATAAATCTCAAAAAGCAGAAACAAATTATGGAGGAAGAAACTGGATTGCCTGGTTTACTACAGAATTACCTTTCAGTGATGGTCCATATATTTTCAATGGTTTACCTGGATTGATTGTTTCTATTCAAGATTCAAACAATGACTATTCATTTAATTTGATAGAAGTCAAAAAAGGCGGGAATATTTTTGACGCACGCACAAAAACTATAAAAATTGATTGGAAAAAATATGAAGCACTTGCAAAATCATATTTTAATGATCCTTATGATATAAATACAAAAGTGGCAATGGGAAAAACAGTTACATTTACCGGCCCGAATGGTATTGCAATGGATATTTCAGTAAAGACTAAAGAAATGCAAAAAAATATTTTGCAAGAAAATAATCCTATTGAGCTAAATCATAAAATAAACTACAAATAA
- a CDS encoding carboxymethylenebutenolidase: MKIALTLIFIIITNLCFSQSVSEYKRFKHFTILKDNDTINYHIYSQNEITDKTNIILFIQGSAAVPMFDIKKEKESVSVVSTIPFDLNKIPTNYAFIIVSKKCVPFATINETFNPPKCYYENESLDYRVWQYNNVINHIRKKIIKNSEKIVALGHSEGSDVVAKLGTVNKKITHIGFWSGSGNTQYNDFALSIRQEASKGKIDEATSIKKLDSLYSQIEDIEKNPTSIDKFWLDNTYKRWHEFSEPPIENLLKINIPIFIAIGTKDQAVPIESSLIIKTEFIRHHKDNLTFKS, from the coding sequence ATGAAAATAGCACTCACCTTAATCTTTATAATCATTACAAATTTGTGTTTTTCACAATCTGTATCTGAATACAAAAGATTTAAACATTTTACAATATTAAAAGATAATGATACAATAAATTATCACATCTACTCACAAAATGAAATTACAGATAAAACAAATATTATATTATTTATTCAAGGTTCGGCAGCAGTTCCAATGTTTGATATAAAAAAAGAAAAAGAATCCGTCTCTGTGGTCTCTACAATTCCTTTTGATTTGAACAAAATACCGACTAATTACGCCTTTATAATTGTATCAAAGAAATGCGTTCCTTTTGCAACAATAAATGAAACTTTTAATCCGCCGAAATGCTATTATGAAAATGAATCTTTGGACTATAGAGTTTGGCAGTACAATAATGTTATTAATCACATTAGAAAAAAAATAATCAAAAATTCTGAAAAAATTGTTGCTTTAGGACATTCAGAAGGAAGTGATGTTGTTGCAAAGCTGGGCACTGTAAATAAAAAAATTACACATATTGGATTTTGGTCAGGCAGTGGAAATACTCAATACAATGATTTTGCATTATCCATAAGACAAGAAGCATCTAAAGGTAAAATTGATGAAGCTACTTCTATAAAAAAACTGGATAGTTTATATTCACAAATTGAGGATATCGAAAAAAATCCAACCTCAATAGATAAATTCTGGTTAGACAATACATACAAACGTTGGCACGAATTTTCAGAGCCGCCAATCGAGAATTTACTCAAAATCAACATCCCAATATTTATTGCAATTGGAACCAAGGATCAAGCAGTTCCTATTGAATCGTCTTTAATTATAAAAACAGAATTTATACGACATCATAAGGACAATCTTACCTTTAAATCTTGA
- a CDS encoding nuclear transport factor 2 family protein, giving the protein MNENEKIVTEFLKMMSERKSEDNFEKFYHQDAEQIEYPNLVTKNVAKRSLEDLKIGSERGRKIMSKEVYEIKKLYSFENIVILEAVWKGTISIPIGKLQIGEEMVAYFAQFFEIKDGKIFRQRNYDCFEPLD; this is encoded by the coding sequence ATGAATGAAAATGAAAAAATTGTAACAGAATTTCTTAAGATGATGTCAGAAAGAAAATCCGAAGATAACTTCGAGAAATTCTATCATCAAGATGCTGAACAAATAGAATACCCAAACTTAGTAACGAAAAATGTTGCAAAAAGAAGTCTGGAAGATTTAAAGATTGGATCTGAACGCGGTCGCAAAATAATGTCGAAAGAAGTATATGAAATCAAAAAACTATATAGTTTCGAGAATATTGTAATTCTTGAAGCTGTGTGGAAAGGCACAATATCAATTCCTATTGGAAAGCTTCAAATTGGAGAAGAAATGGTAGCGTATTTTGCTCAATTTTTTGAAATAAAAGATGGGAAAATATTCCGTCAAAGAAATTATGATTGCTTCGAACCTTTGGATTAA
- a CDS encoding LysE family translocator, whose product MTGIIHFETFLLTGILLNLTPGNDTIFILTKSIGQGKKAGIVSALGIGTGSLVHTILAAFGLSIIIAKSILLFNIIKFAGAAYLLYIGFKMLTDKSQLKTDNIISSSSADYWKIYRDGIFTNILNPKVALFFIAFLPQFIDPTLKNTILPFLTLGTTFIATGTIWCLILATFASAIFSKLKTNKKVSTWINKICGLTMIGLGIKVALTDRK is encoded by the coding sequence ATGACAGGAATAATTCATTTTGAGACATTTTTATTGACAGGAATTTTATTAAACCTGACACCAGGTAATGACACAATTTTTATCTTGACTAAAAGTATTGGGCAAGGGAAAAAAGCAGGAATTGTTTCAGCTTTAGGTATTGGGACAGGAAGTCTTGTTCACACAATTTTAGCCGCATTCGGACTTTCCATAATTATTGCAAAGTCAATATTACTCTTCAACATTATCAAATTTGCAGGAGCTGCTTACCTACTTTACATTGGTTTCAAAATGCTTACTGATAAGTCGCAACTTAAAACAGACAATATTATTTCAAGTAGTTCTGCGGACTATTGGAAAATATACCGAGACGGAATTTTTACAAATATTTTGAATCCCAAAGTTGCTTTATTTTTTATCGCATTTCTACCTCAATTTATAGACCCTACTTTAAAGAATACTATTTTGCCATTTCTTACATTAGGGACAACTTTTATTGCGACAGGAACAATTTGGTGTTTGATATTGGCAACTTTTGCATCTGCAATTTTTAGCAAATTGAAGACTAACAAAAAGGTATCAACTTGGATAAATAAAATTTGTGGATTAACAATGATTGGACTTGGAATTAAAGTAGCATTGACTGACCGTAAATAG
- a CDS encoding tyrosine-type recombinase/integrase, giving the protein MQRYADRSVKTYASHLTYFLRHSAKHKSEDITDQQIENFVVWLVEKRKVGQSYQKAMISTITKFYKEIFQRHICLKHLYPKRREYKLPKFLTRDEVKKILDATENIKHKAILMTIYSCGLRLSELLELQISDIKVKEKLLLIRQSKGNKDRLMVVSAQLLNALRDYYKIYQPKNYLFEGKSSEKYSERSVQQILKNSLRKAGIITPASVHTLRHSYATHLLENGIDIRIIKDLLGHSNIKTTEIYTHITDISKSNAKSPLDYL; this is encoded by the coding sequence ATGCAACGTTATGCTGATAGAAGTGTAAAGACTTATGCATCACATCTTACTTATTTTCTCAGACATTCTGCTAAACACAAGTCGGAAGATATTACCGATCAACAAATAGAAAATTTTGTTGTCTGGTTGGTAGAAAAAAGAAAAGTAGGGCAATCATATCAGAAAGCGATGATTTCTACAATTACCAAGTTTTATAAAGAGATATTCCAACGCCATATTTGCCTAAAGCACCTCTATCCTAAAAGAAGGGAATATAAACTGCCAAAATTTCTCACACGAGACGAAGTTAAAAAAATATTAGATGCCACAGAAAATATTAAACATAAAGCAATTCTTATGACCATTTATTCCTGCGGTTTGAGATTGAGTGAGCTTTTGGAACTGCAAATATCTGATATTAAAGTAAAAGAAAAGTTGCTGCTAATCCGTCAGTCAAAAGGAAATAAAGACCGCTTGATGGTTGTATCTGCCCAATTATTAAATGCTTTAAGAGATTATTATAAAATTTACCAACCAAAAAACTATCTGTTTGAAGGTAAAAGCTCAGAAAAATATTCTGAACGAAGTGTACAGCAAATTCTAAAAAATTCTTTGAGGAAAGCAGGAATTATCACTCCGGCTTCAGTACATACTTTGAGGCATTCTTATGCTACACACTTGTTGGAAAATGGAATTGATATTAGAATCATCAAAGATTTATTGGGTCATAGTAATATTAAAACAACTGAAATCTACACGCATATTACAGATATCAGCAAGAGTAATGCGAAAAGCCCATTGGATTATTTATAA
- a CDS encoding asparaginase, whose translation MKRKVLLIYTGGTIGMEKDYETGSLRAFDFGNIFEKMPEMKLMECEVFVHPFAKPLDSSDMGPEEWRIIANYIFDNYKKYDGFLILHGTDTMSYTASALSFMLKGLTKPVILTGSQLPIGDLRTDAKENLLTSLYYASLYEQNEAVIQEVAIYFEYKLLRGNRTLKYSAEYFDAYSSPNYPILGQSGVHLKIDKDNLFRCEGRTEFHVDGHISEDVLFWRIFPGMKLNHFKEIPKMKVLILQVFGSGTIFSSEKTLETLQQIRSNGTEIVVVSQCISGGISFGKYENSNIFVKIGAISGKDMTAECAITKAMHLIDNPNYKGSFADNFSKNICGEISELAD comes from the coding sequence ATGAAGCGAAAAGTCCTTCTGATTTATACCGGTGGAACCATTGGTATGGAAAAAGATTACGAAACCGGAAGTCTCCGTGCCTTTGATTTCGGAAATATTTTTGAGAAAATGCCCGAAATGAAACTCATGGAATGTGAAGTTTTTGTACATCCTTTTGCAAAACCTTTGGACTCTTCTGATATGGGACCTGAAGAATGGAGAATTATCGCTAATTACATCTTTGATAATTATAAAAAATATGACGGATTTCTGATTCTTCACGGAACAGACACCATGTCATACACGGCTTCTGCATTGAGTTTTATGCTAAAAGGTTTAACGAAACCCGTGATTCTAACCGGTTCACAACTTCCGATTGGAGATTTAAGAACGGATGCGAAAGAGAATCTTTTAACTAGTTTATATTACGCAAGTTTATATGAACAAAACGAAGCAGTGATTCAGGAAGTGGCAATTTACTTTGAATATAAATTATTGAGAGGAAACCGTACTTTGAAATACTCTGCTGAATATTTTGACGCATATTCAAGTCCAAACTACCCTATTCTTGGGCAATCCGGAGTTCATTTGAAAATTGACAAAGACAATTTGTTCCGATGTGAAGGTCGAACTGAATTTCATGTAGACGGACATATTTCTGAAGATGTTTTGTTCTGGAGAATTTTTCCGGGAATGAAACTGAATCATTTTAAAGAAATTCCGAAAATGAAAGTTTTGATTTTGCAAGTTTTTGGTTCTGGAACAATTTTCAGCAGTGAAAAAACTTTGGAAACTTTGCAGCAAATCAGAAGCAACGGAACGGAAATCGTAGTGGTAAGTCAGTGTATTTCAGGCGGAATCTCCTTTGGCAAGTATGAAAACAGCAATATTTTTGTTAAAATCGGGGCGATAAGCGGAAAAGATATGACCGCTGAATGTGCCATCACAAAAGCAATGCATTTAATTGATAACCCAAATTACAAAGGAAGTTTTGCTGATAATTTCTCGAAAAATATTTGTGGCGAAATCAGTGAATTAGCAGATTAA
- a CDS encoding TrmH family RNA methyltransferase: MEDLAKTYEYLKQFLTEERLRKIEHFAPESSDFVLPVLEDVYQFRNAAAIVRSVEACGFHKVVALQEENNFEPNLKVTKGADTWVEVEKLPRNMESFQKIKDKGYKIVVVSLENNAKMLPEYEITEPIALVFGTEMEGVSREILDFADETLAIPMYGFTRSFNVSVAASLCMYELKQKLMKSDIEYKLNEEKLLRMKIRWAVNSVKSGKQILAKYLKDNKIQF, from the coding sequence ATGGAAGATTTAGCAAAAACTTACGAGTATTTAAAACAGTTTTTAACCGAAGAAAGATTAAGAAAAATTGAACATTTCGCTCCTGAAAGTTCAGATTTTGTACTTCCTGTTTTAGAAGATGTCTATCAGTTCAGAAATGCAGCAGCAATTGTAAGATCGGTGGAAGCTTGTGGTTTTCACAAAGTGGTTGCTTTGCAGGAAGAAAATAATTTCGAACCCAATCTAAAAGTCACAAAAGGTGCAGACACCTGGGTTGAAGTAGAAAAACTTCCCCGAAATATGGAATCTTTTCAAAAAATCAAAGATAAAGGCTATAAAATCGTTGTCGTTTCGTTAGAAAATAATGCGAAAATGCTTCCGGAATATGAAATCACCGAGCCAATCGCTCTCGTTTTCGGAACAGAGATGGAGGGAGTTTCTCGGGAAATTCTAGATTTTGCCGATGAAACTTTGGCGATCCCGATGTATGGTTTTACAAGAAGTTTTAATGTCTCTGTCGCAGCTTCGCTTTGTATGTATGAATTGAAGCAAAAGCTGATGAAATCTGATATTGAGTATAAACTCAATGAAGAAAAATTGCTGAGAATGAAGATTCGTTGGGCGGTGAATTCTGTGAAAAGTGGTAAGCAGATTTTGGCTAAATATCTAAAAGATAATAAGATTCAATTTTAA
- a CDS encoding RsmE family RNA methyltransferase codes for MKLFFGEINNGTAIINDEEQQHIVKVLRMKDGEEIHVTDGKGNLASGTLIIEGKKAGIEVAEIKTETPDFNPKLHIAIAPTKNIDRIEFFVEKAVEMGISEITILQTEKTERKNLNIDKIRKQAIAASKQSLRFHFPIVNDLIKLPDFLKNVDSETTFVAHCNENLERINLNEIPTLENYTFLIGPEGDFSDKEILFLAEKGIKAVSLGNQRLRTETAGVFVAAWNYNKMIF; via the coding sequence ATGAAACTTTTTTTTGGAGAAATCAATAACGGAACAGCAATCATCAACGACGAAGAACAGCAGCACATCGTGAAAGTTCTTCGCATGAAAGATGGCGAGGAAATTCACGTAACCGATGGAAAAGGAAATTTAGCTTCCGGAACATTGATTATTGAAGGCAAAAAAGCAGGAATTGAAGTTGCCGAAATCAAAACTGAAACTCCAGATTTCAATCCAAAGCTTCATATTGCGATTGCTCCGACAAAAAATATTGACAGAATTGAATTTTTTGTTGAAAAAGCAGTAGAAATGGGAATTTCTGAGATTACGATTCTTCAGACTGAAAAAACTGAGCGTAAAAATCTGAATATTGATAAAATCAGAAAACAGGCGATCGCAGCATCAAAGCAAAGCTTGAGATTTCATTTTCCGATTGTTAATGATTTGATTAAATTACCTGACTTTCTAAAAAATGTAGATTCTGAGACTACTTTTGTGGCTCACTGCAACGAAAATCTAGAAAGAATTAATTTAAATGAAATTCCAACATTAGAAAACTACACTTTTCTGATTGGTCCTGAAGGTGATTTTTCGGATAAAGAAATTTTGTTTTTAGCTGAAAAAGGAATTAAAGCTGTTTCTCTCGGAAATCAACGTTTGAGAACTGAGACTGCAGGTGTTTTTGTGGCTGCTTGGAATTATAATAAGATGATTTTTTAA
- the tsaD gene encoding tRNA (adenosine(37)-N6)-threonylcarbamoyltransferase complex transferase subunit TsaD yields the protein MSDSIILGIESSCDDTSAAIIKGNSILSNIAANQEIHKEYGGVVPELASRAHQQNIIPVVEKSFTKANIQQNAISAIGFTRGPGLLGSLLVGTSFAKSLAMSLDVPLIEVNHLQAHILAHFIDDANPVPPKFPFLCLTVSGGHTMIVLVKDYFDMEIIGKTIDDAAGEAFDKIGKIFDLDYPAGPIIDRLAKEGNPDTFKFNKPRLENYDYSFSGIKTSVLYFIQKEVKKNPDFIKENMNDLCASVQKCIIEILMNKLEKAAKDLDIKEVAIAGGVSANSALRQIMQDNHEKLGWNIYIPKFEYTTDNAAMIAMVAQLKFERGEFTDLRTTATSKYDL from the coding sequence ATGAGTGACTCTATAATTTTAGGTATCGAATCGTCTTGTGACGATACTTCAGCAGCCATTATCAAAGGAAATTCTATTCTTTCAAATATTGCCGCAAACCAAGAAATCCATAAAGAATATGGAGGCGTGGTTCCTGAGCTTGCGTCACGAGCTCATCAGCAGAATATTATTCCCGTAGTAGAAAAATCCTTTACCAAAGCAAATATACAACAAAATGCAATCTCTGCCATAGGCTTTACCCGTGGCCCGGGACTTTTGGGTTCTCTCCTCGTAGGAACTTCATTTGCTAAGTCTCTGGCTATGAGCCTAGACGTTCCTTTGATCGAAGTTAATCACCTTCAGGCGCATATTTTGGCGCACTTCATCGACGATGCAAATCCTGTGCCGCCAAAATTCCCATTTTTGTGTCTTACGGTAAGCGGCGGTCATACGATGATCGTTTTGGTGAAAGATTATTTTGACATGGAAATTATCGGTAAAACGATTGATGATGCGGCAGGTGAAGCATTTGATAAAATCGGGAAAATTTTCGATCTCGATTATCCTGCAGGACCGATTATCGACCGATTGGCAAAAGAAGGAAATCCTGATACCTTTAAATTCAATAAACCAAGATTAGAAAATTACGACTACTCGTTCAGCGGGATTAAAACTTCGGTTTTATATTTTATACAAAAAGAAGTAAAGAAAAATCCTGATTTCATTAAAGAAAATATGAATGATCTTTGTGCATCTGTACAAAAATGTATTATTGAAATTTTAATGAATAAACTGGAGAAAGCTGCGAAAGATTTAGATATAAAAGAAGTTGCAATTGCAGGTGGAGTTTCTGCCAATTCTGCATTAAGACAAATCATGCAGGACAATCACGAAAAATTAGGCTGGAATATTTACATCCCAAAATTTGAATATACAACAGACAATGCCGCAATGATTGCAATGGTTGCACAGCTGAAATTCGAAAGAGGAGAATTTACAGATTTGAGAACTACAGCAACCTCAAAATACGATTTATAA